The window CTCCAGGACCTGCGGATCAGGGTGGCCGTGCTCGCGGCCGGCGAGATCGCGGACCTGATCGGCGCGGCGGTGGCCGGGCGTTCGGGCCGGGACGCACTCGCCGCCTTCGCCGACGCCTACCGCGCGTTCGCCCTGCGCCACCCCGGCCGGTACGCGGCCACCCAGATCCAACTCCCCCCGGAGCGGGGCGCCGCGTCCGACGGCCACCTCCGCTTCATCGACCTCACGTACGGGGTGCTGCGCGCCTACGGCCTGGCCGAACCCGACCTGACCGACGCCGTCCGCCTGCTGCGGAGCACCTTCCACGGGTACAGCGGCCTGGAGGCCACCGGCGGCTTCGGCCACCCCCGGGACGTCGGCGCGTCCTGGGAGCGGATCATCGACGCGCTGCACGTCGCCCTGGAGAACTGGCCCCCGGCCAGGGGCTGAACGCCGGTCACCGCAGGAGGCCGCTCCGGGCCAGGTCGGCGTACCAGAGGGCACTGGAGCGCGGGGTGCGGACCTGGGTCTCGTAGTCGACGTGGACGATGCCGAACCGTTTGCCGTAGCCGTGACTCCACTCGAAGTTGTCCATCAACGACCAGAGGAAGTACCCCTCCACGGGCGCTCCGTCGGCCAGTGCGCCGTGGATCGCCGCGAGGTGCCCGCGCAGGTAGTCGATGCGCAGCGGATCGTGCAGGTCCGGGCCGTACGCGGCGCCGTTCTCGGTGACGAGGAGCGGCAGGCCCGGAGCCTCGCCGGCGAACCGGGACAACAGGTCGCGCAGCCCGGTCGGATCGATCGACCAGTTCATGGCGGTCCGCTCGCCCGGAGGCTGGTGGAAGGCCACGGACTCCGACCCGGGCCACGGCGAGTGCTCGCTGTCGCCGTGCCCGTCGGCGCGCGGGCCGCCCGAGGCCGCCGAGACCACGGCCGGCGTGTAGTAGTTCACCCCGAGGAAGCCGAGGGGCTGGTGGATCAGCGCCTCGTCGCCCGGCCGGACGAAGGACCAGTCGGTCAGCGCGGCCGTGTCGACCCGCAGGTCGTCGGGGTAGGCGCCGTGCAGCAGCGGCCCGGTGAAGATCCGGTTCGCGAGGGCGTCGATCCGCCGCGCCGCGTCCAGATCGGCCTCCGAGTCGGTCAGCGGACGCACCGCGCTCGGGTTGAGGGCGATGCCGACGCGCGCCGAGGACGGCAGGACCGAGGTCAGCGCGGACGCGGCCAACCCGTGCGCCAGGTTGAGGTGGTGCGCGGCGCGCAGCGAGTCGGCGGGCGAGGTGCGCCCCGGCGCGTGGACCCCGGAGGCGTAGCCGAGGAAGGCGCTGCACCAGGGCTCGTTGAGGGTGGTCCAACGTCCCACCCGGTCCCCGAGGGTCTTCGCGACCGTTTCCGCGTACGAGGCGAAGGCGTACGCGGTCTCCCGCTCCGGCCAGCCGCCCGCGTCCTCCCACTCCTGCGGCAGGTCCCAGTGGTACAGCGTCGGGCACGGCTCGATCCCGTGCGCCAGCAACTCGTCGACGAGCGCGTCGTAGAAGCCCAGCCCGCCGGACAGCACCCGGGGCCAGGACACCGAGAACCGGTACGCCGCCAACCCCAGCCCGGCCATCAGCCGGACGTCCTCGCGCCACAGCCGGTGGTGATCGGCGGCCACGTCGCCCGTGTCGCCGCCGTGCACCTTCCCCGGCGTGCGGCAGAAGGTGTCCCAGATCGACGGCCCGCGCAGCTCGGCCGCGCCCTCGATCTGGAAGGCGGCCGTGGCCGCGCCCCACAGGAACCCGTCGGGGAACCGCATGTCGCTCATCCCGCTCATCCCGATCAACCCTTCACCGCTCCCTGCATGATGCCGCCGACGATCTGGCGGCCGAAGACGAGGAACACCAGCAGCAGCGGGAGCGTGCCCAGCAGCGCACCCGCCATGATCACGGACTGGTCGGGGATGTACCCCCGGCCCAGACCCGTCAGGGCCACCTGCACCGTCGGGCTGCCGTTCTGCGTCAGCGCGACGATCGGCCAGAAGAAGTCGTTCCAGGCCATGACGAAGGTCAGCATCCCCAGCACCGCCATCGCCGGCCGCGCCGCCGGGAACACCACGTGCCACACGACGCGCCACGAGCTCGCCCCGTCGGTCCGCGCCGCCTCCACCAGTTCGAACGGCAGCGCGTGCACCAGGTACTGCCGCATGAAGAACACCCCGAAGGCGCCCACCAGGGCCGGCAGCACCACCGCCTGGAGCCGGTCCGTCCAGGACAGCTCGGCGATCAACATGTACAGCGGGACCACGCTCAACTGCGGCGGCACCAGCATCGTCGCGACCACCAGCGCCATCAGCGGCCGGCGCCCCCGGAACCGCAGTTTCGCGAAGGCGAAGCCGGCCAGGGTGGAGAAGAGCACGGTGCCCGCGGTGATCGTGCCCGCCACGATCACCGTGTTCAGCAGGGCGGTGCCCATGTTCGCGTCGGTCCAGGCGACCGACAGGTTGTGGCCCAGGTTCCCGCCGAACCAGAACGGCGGCGGGGTCTGCGCGAGCCGCGTGTTGTTCCGGGACGCCGCGATCGCCGTCCACACCAGGGGGAAGAGGGAGCCGAGGGTGAAGACCCCGAGGACGACGTACGTCGGCTTCCCCGCGCGCAGCGATCTCATCGGGACACCCTTCGCAGCAGCCGGGCCGCGCCCGCGATCAGCAGCAGGATCAGGAACATCGCCCACGCGATCGCGGAGGCCCGCCCCAGGTGCAGGTTCACCCAACCCTGCTCGTACAGGTACAGCCCCAGCGTCTGGAACTGGTGGTCCGATCCGCCCGTGGCGCCCGCCCCGCCGTTGAACAGCAGCGGCTCGCCGAAGAGTTGGGTGGCCCCGATGGTCGACACGACACAGGTGAAGAAGATCGTCGGTCGCAGCGAGGGCACGGTGACGTGGACGAACTGCTGCCACCGCGAGGCCCCGTCCAACTCCGCCGACTCGTAGAGGTCGGCGGAGACGGCCTGCATGGCCGCCAGGTAGATCAGCGCGTTGTAGCCCGTCCATCGCCACACCACGATCGTGGACACCGCCACCTGGGAGGCGAAGGGGCCGTTCTGCCAGTCCACCGGCCCGAAACCGACCGTCGACAGAACCCAGTTGACCATCCCGTAGTCCCGGCCGAAGAGCAGCACGAAGACCAGCGTCGCCGCGGCCACCGACGTGGCGTACGGGGTGAGTACCGCGACCCGGAAGAAGGCCGAGCCGCGCATCTTGTAGTTGAGCAGGTGCGCCAGCCCCAGCGCGATCGCCAACTGCGGCACCGTCGACAACAGCCCGATGGTGAAGGTGTTGCGCAGCGCGTTCCAGAAGAACGCGTCGTCCCACAGCCGGGTGAAGTTCCGCAGCCCCACCCAGGTCATGGCGTCCGGATCCGTCAACTCCACCTGGTGCAGCGCCGCCCAGCCCGTGTAGAGCAGTGGGAACAGCCCGAACGCCGCGAAGAAGAGGAAGAAGGGCGCCACGAAGCCGTACGGACTCCAGCGCAGGTCCCACCGGTAGCGGCGGGAGCGCCACAACTGGCGCCGGTCGCCCCCCTCCGCCGCCGGCCGCTCACTGCCGGCGGCGGAGGGGGCGAGAACAGCCGTCTCGTCCGTCACCGGAACCTCACTGCTCCAGGGCGTTGTCGATCGCCTTCACCGCGGCGTCCCAGCCCTCCTGCGGGGTGCGGCCCTTCTGGTCGACCTGGAGCATCCCGATGTCCGCCAGGTTCTGCGCGATGACCAGGTCCTTCGGGCCGATCACCGTCACCGGCACCCCCTCGGCTGCCCGCGCGAAGATCTCCCCGATCGGGGCGCCGCCGAAGTACGCGTGCTTCGCGCCCGCCACCGCCGGCAGGCTGTAGGCGGCGCTCGCGCTCGGGAAGCTGCCGCGCTTCTCGAACAGCTTCGCCTGCTGCGCCGGAGCCGTCAGCCAGGCCGCCAGCTTCGCCGCCTCCTCGGCCTTCTTGCCCGCCTTCGGCACCACGAGGAACGAACCGCCCCAGTTGCTGGGCTTGGGGGCCTGCGCCACGTCCCACTTGTCCTTGCCCGCAGGACCCGCCTTGTCCTGGATGTAGCCGAGCATCCAGGCCGGGCAGGAGACCGTGGCGAAGTTCCCGTTGGAGAAGCCCTGGTCCCAGGCCGGGGTGAACTGCTGGAGCTTCGCGCTCAACCCCTCGACGGCGAAGGAGGCCGCCAGGTCGAAGGCGCCGCGCACCGCGGGGTTCGTCTTGTACGCGACCTTGCCCTGCGCGTCGTAGAACCGCTCCGCGCTGCTGCCCGTCACCGCCGCCATCACGCCCGACGCGGAGTCCACGAAGGCCTTGCCCGCCCCGGCCTTCGCCTTGTACGCCTTGCCCGTCTCCAGGTACTTGTTCCAGTCGCCCGCCCACAGCGCCCCGACCGCGGCCCGGTCGGTGGGCAGCCCGGCCGCCGCGAAGAGGTCCTTGCGGTAGCAGATGCCCTGCGGGCCTATGTCGGTGCCGAGGGCGACCGTGGACCCGTTCTTCGCGGTGCCCTGGGCCCACTTCCACGGCAGGTAGGCGCCCTTGTCGACGCCGGGCGCCTTCGCGAGGTCGACCAGCTTGTCCGCCTGGGTCGCGGTGACCTCCGCGATGTTGTTGACCTCCACGGCCTGGATGTCGGCGAGTCCGCTGCCGGTGCCCAGGTGGGTCAGGAGCTGCGGGTAGTAGTTCTCGTTGCGCTCGATGGAGGTCTGCTCGATCCTGACCCCCGGGTTCTGCGCCATGTACTCGTCGTACAGGCCCGCCTCCTGGAGCCCGAAGGCACCGAAGACCCCGACCGTGAGGGTGGTCTTCGCCTTGCCGCCGGTGGAGCCGCCCTGGGCGGGGGCCTCGCCGGGGTCCTGCGAGCAACCCGCGAGGAGCAGCGCCGTCGCGCCCATCGCACCGACCGCGGTCACAAGTCTTCTTCGGGCTCGCATCAGGATCCTCCCTGGGGGATGGAACGTGCCGGGTGTCGTGTGCCACAGTGTGGGAGCGCTCCCACCATCGTCAAGAGGCAGTCAACGGGTAGATTCACCAGCCGGGAGGAAGCCATGAACGGGCACGGGCGCAGCGGGGGACGGCCGACGCTGGAAGAGGTCGCGGTGCGGGCCGGCGTCGGACGCGGCACGGTCTCCCGGGTGATCAACGGATCCTCCAAGGTCAGCGAGCACACCCGGGTCGCTGTCGAGGCCGCCGTGGCCGAGCTCGGCTACGTCCCCAACCGGGCCGCCCGGGCCCTCGCCGCGAACCGCACCGACGCCATCGCCCTCGTCATCCCCGAGCCCGAGGCCCGCTTCTTCGCCGAGCCGTACTTCTCCGACGTGGTGCGCGGAGTCGGCGCCACCCTCGCCGAGACCGACGTCCAGCTGGTGCTCACCCTCGCCGGCAGCGAGCGGGAGCGTCGCCGACTCGCCCAGTACCTGTCCGGGCACCGCGTCGACGGGGTGCTCCTGGTCTCCGTGCACGCCGGGGACCCGCTCCCGGAGCTGCTCGCCGAACTCGGCATCCCCGCGGTGATCAGCGGGCGCCGCTCCGCCGACGAGACGCTCCCCAGCGTGGACTCCGACAACCTCGCGGGAGCCGCCGAGGCCGTACGC of the Streptomyces sp. NBC_01426 genome contains:
- a CDS encoding TetR/AcrR family transcriptional regulator — translated: MAPRAGLTADRVTRAAADLADEVGFDKVTVSALARNFGVKDASLYSHVRNLQDLRIRVAVLAAGEIADLIGAAVAGRSGRDALAAFADAYRAFALRHPGRYAATQIQLPPERGAASDGHLRFIDLTYGVLRAYGLAEPDLTDAVRLLRSTFHGYSGLEATGGFGHPRDVGASWERIIDALHVALENWPPARG
- a CDS encoding GH1 family beta-glucosidase, with protein sequence MSDMRFPDGFLWGAATAAFQIEGAAELRGPSIWDTFCRTPGKVHGGDTGDVAADHHRLWREDVRLMAGLGLAAYRFSVSWPRVLSGGLGFYDALVDELLAHGIEPCPTLYHWDLPQEWEDAGGWPERETAYAFASYAETVAKTLGDRVGRWTTLNEPWCSAFLGYASGVHAPGRTSPADSLRAAHHLNLAHGLAASALTSVLPSSARVGIALNPSAVRPLTDSEADLDAARRIDALANRIFTGPLLHGAYPDDLRVDTAALTDWSFVRPGDEALIHQPLGFLGVNYYTPAVVSAASGGPRADGHGDSEHSPWPGSESVAFHQPPGERTAMNWSIDPTGLRDLLSRFAGEAPGLPLLVTENGAAYGPDLHDPLRIDYLRGHLAAIHGALADGAPVEGYFLWSLMDNFEWSHGYGKRFGIVHVDYETQVRTPRSSALWYADLARSGLLR
- a CDS encoding carbohydrate ABC transporter permease; the protein is MRSLRAGKPTYVVLGVFTLGSLFPLVWTAIAASRNNTRLAQTPPPFWFGGNLGHNLSVAWTDANMGTALLNTVIVAGTITAGTVLFSTLAGFAFAKLRFRGRRPLMALVVATMLVPPQLSVVPLYMLIAELSWTDRLQAVVLPALVGAFGVFFMRQYLVHALPFELVEAARTDGASSWRVVWHVVFPAARPAMAVLGMLTFVMAWNDFFWPIVALTQNGSPTVQVALTGLGRGYIPDQSVIMAGALLGTLPLLLVFLVFGRQIVGGIMQGAVKG
- a CDS encoding carbohydrate ABC transporter permease gives rise to the protein MTDETAVLAPSAAGSERPAAEGGDRRQLWRSRRYRWDLRWSPYGFVAPFFLFFAAFGLFPLLYTGWAALHQVELTDPDAMTWVGLRNFTRLWDDAFFWNALRNTFTIGLLSTVPQLAIALGLAHLLNYKMRGSAFFRVAVLTPYATSVAAATLVFVLLFGRDYGMVNWVLSTVGFGPVDWQNGPFASQVAVSTIVVWRWTGYNALIYLAAMQAVSADLYESAELDGASRWQQFVHVTVPSLRPTIFFTCVVSTIGATQLFGEPLLFNGGAGATGGSDHQFQTLGLYLYEQGWVNLHLGRASAIAWAMFLILLLIAGAARLLRRVSR
- a CDS encoding ABC transporter substrate-binding protein, whose translation is MRARRRLVTAVGAMGATALLLAGCSQDPGEAPAQGGSTGGKAKTTLTVGVFGAFGLQEAGLYDEYMAQNPGVRIEQTSIERNENYYPQLLTHLGTGSGLADIQAVEVNNIAEVTATQADKLVDLAKAPGVDKGAYLPWKWAQGTAKNGSTVALGTDIGPQGICYRKDLFAAAGLPTDRAAVGALWAGDWNKYLETGKAYKAKAGAGKAFVDSASGVMAAVTGSSAERFYDAQGKVAYKTNPAVRGAFDLAASFAVEGLSAKLQQFTPAWDQGFSNGNFATVSCPAWMLGYIQDKAGPAGKDKWDVAQAPKPSNWGGSFLVVPKAGKKAEEAAKLAAWLTAPAQQAKLFEKRGSFPSASAAYSLPAVAGAKHAYFGGAPIGEIFARAAEGVPVTVIGPKDLVIAQNLADIGMLQVDQKGRTPQEGWDAAVKAIDNALEQ
- a CDS encoding LacI family DNA-binding transcriptional regulator, encoding MNGHGRSGGRPTLEEVAVRAGVGRGTVSRVINGSSKVSEHTRVAVEAAVAELGYVPNRAARALAANRTDAIALVIPEPEARFFAEPYFSDVVRGVGATLAETDVQLVLTLAGSERERRRLAQYLSGHRVDGVLLVSVHAGDPLPELLAELGIPAVISGRRSADETLPSVDSDNLAGAAEAVRHLLARGRRAIATVTGPLDVYGAQCRLDGYRQALLAAGHPVDESLIAVADFTEEGGRRAVRELLDRRPDLDAVFAASDVMAAGARRELRAAGRRIPGDVALVGFDDSVVARHMDPPLTSVRQPIEEMGRTMARVLLERIAGEAGETAVVLPTELVVRESS